One Plasmodium cynomolgi strain B DNA, scaffold: 1131, whole genome shotgun sequence genomic window, TGACAGAGCcaaagatttttttaatggaatGTACACATGGGGAGAGAGCACACATAACATTGCCAAGGATTGGTGCaaggaaaatgaagatgGAAAAGAATTCGAGAACAAGGAACAAACCATGTGCAAAGTCATTGTGCAAACATATTGGGAAATGGGAATAGATATGTTGGAAGAAAGTGGAAGTAGTGTACACAATATCCCATTAAAAGCTTATATGAGATGTGCATTCATGAGTACATGGTTAGGTATTTTTAACGAATACTTTTGTGGTACAGACAATGTAATAAAACATGCACTAAAAGCATTGACAATAATGGATAGGAATATAGgcgagggggagaaaattgATTATGACTTATGtttgaaaaagaatttctATGAAGAATTTATAGATAATGTAAGTATACCCGATCTAATATTGTCCAtattgaagaagaagaataatgGAATTGTCGACAAAGTATTGGataaatggagaaaaaaaacaaataaaggaATGAATTCGAATGATAGAATATGGAATAGTGTTGACGAgaataaaatgaagagggGAATAAGGAAAGTACAGAAGATATGGAGTggaattaatgaaaaaagtgaaaaaaagcaagAAGAGAACCGTATGTTGGAATCGTTAAAAACAAAGATGGAGGAGAGTTGGaatcaaaaagggaatgaGAAGCAGAGTGGGAATACTAGAAAGAATAACCTAGAGACAGCAGTAAAAAACATGAAATATCAAAGAGTAAATAGAGTAAATAGACGGTTAGAAGGAAAGctcattaaaataaatgatgacGCATGGGAGAAATGGATGGCATGGTGGATACACGTAAGAGAGAATAGTAGTAATAATCTTGATGAAACTCACAACGAAGAAAATGGCTGTATTGACGATACGGGCCCCGCAGGTACTACCTTACAAGCTGGAGAAAATACAACCACCCAGGCATCAACT contains:
- a CDS encoding hypothetical protein (putative), encoding MDRNIGEGEKIDYDLCLKKNFYEEFIDNVSIPDLILSILKKKNNGIVDKVLDKWRKKTNKGMNSNDRIWNSVDENKMKRGIRKVQKIWSGINEKSEKKQEENRMLESLKTKMEESWNQKGNEKQSGNTRKNNLETAVKNMKYQRVNRVNRRLEGKLIKINDDAWEKWMAWWIHVRENSSNNLDETHNEENGCIDDTGPAGTTLQAGENTTTQASTTVGISTSDTGISTSDTGISTSDAGISTSDTGIITRDKCTISNWNRSSRYIRNE